One window of the Bradyrhizobium sp. NP1 genome contains the following:
- the modC gene encoding molybdenum ABC transporter ATP-binding protein, producing the protein MLRVDVEKALGEFSLAASFASEGRVTGLFGASGAGKTSLVNMIAGLLRPDRGTIVVDGETLDDTAAGIHVPPYRRRIGYVFQDARLFPHLDVRQNLDYGRRMNRLADDPAQRKRVTELLDIDHLMDRRPGKLSGGERQRVALGRALLSKPRLLLLDEPLGSLDEGRKVEILPYLVRLRDEGGIPMVYVSHDAAELRQLATQIVLLQRGRVTSFGSVKVLPGTAPQ; encoded by the coding sequence ATGCTGCGCGTCGACGTCGAGAAAGCGCTTGGTGAATTCTCGCTCGCGGCCTCCTTCGCGAGCGAAGGCCGCGTCACCGGGCTGTTCGGCGCCTCAGGCGCCGGCAAGACCTCGCTGGTCAACATGATCGCCGGGCTGCTGCGGCCCGATCGCGGGACCATCGTCGTCGACGGCGAGACGCTGGACGACACCGCGGCCGGCATCCACGTGCCGCCCTATCGCCGCCGCATCGGCTATGTGTTCCAGGATGCGCGGCTGTTTCCGCATCTCGATGTCAGGCAGAACCTCGACTACGGGCGGCGCATGAACCGCCTTGCCGATGATCCCGCGCAGCGCAAGCGCGTCACCGAGCTGCTCGACATCGATCACCTGATGGATCGCCGGCCGGGCAAACTGTCCGGCGGCGAGCGCCAGCGCGTCGCGCTCGGCCGGGCGCTATTATCGAAACCGCGGCTGTTGCTGCTCGACGAGCCCCTGGGCTCGCTCGACGAGGGACGCAAGGTGGAAATCCTGCCCTACCTCGTGCGGCTGCGCGACGAGGGCGGCATTCCCATGGTCTATGTCAGCCATGACGCGGCCGAGCTACGCCAGCTCGCGACGCAGATCGTGCTGCTTCAGCGCGGACGCGTCACGTCCTTTGGCAGCGTCAAGGTGCTGCCGGGCACAGCGCCGCAGTAA
- a CDS encoding PepSY domain-containing protein has product MRKYILPIFAAVALAVAAPASAYDSAGRLSLEDALDVANDIGLMSVSHTEFEGDKWEIEGRDRSGRWMEVAVDAATGDVLWVNR; this is encoded by the coding sequence ATGCGAAAATATATCCTGCCGATCTTCGCCGCCGTGGCGCTCGCCGTCGCCGCGCCCGCCAGCGCCTATGATTCGGCCGGCCGGCTGTCGCTGGAGGACGCGCTCGATGTCGCCAACGATATCGGCCTGATGAGCGTGTCCCATACCGAGTTCGAAGGCGACAAATGGGAGATCGAAGGGCGCGACCGTTCCGGCCGCTGGATGGAAGTGGCGGTCGATGCTGCGACCGGCGACGTGCTGTGGGTCAACCGCTAG
- a CDS encoding potassium/proton antiporter, whose translation MASLDSVSIAILLGAALVMAGILSSLLALRFGAPLLLVFLLIGMLAGDSGPGHLQFDDVRTTYLVGSVALALILFDGGLRTRFQSIRAVLAPSMVLATVGVLLTALVTAPFAKLALDLNWSEALLVGAVVASTDAAAVFLLVHTQGLRLRPRVGATLEAESGTNDPFAIFLTLMLVEFISIGNSTPGHVVMEFLQEAVLGAIIGVIGGRMVVLALNKVALPQGLHAPFVATAALVIFGAAQIVHASGFLAVYLAGIIIGNRPTRAHNSVVTFLDAATWLAQIVMFVLLGLLVSPQRLGSSVGPAVLVALVLMLLARPLAVFVCLAPFRFSWREKLFIAWTGLRGAVAIFLASIPMLVGLSKAYLYFDVAFVVVIISLLLQGWTLGPAARRLHVALPRTDRGPRRVELDLPGQLEQQLVGYPVRPKSLYFRRGLIPSWSKPTLVIRNENILSPAEADPIAPGDYLYLLAPPEKAESLDRFFVDMPPSTAPDPHLLGDFVVSGEHTLSELAEIYGVKLDPEQAKLTLSDYFDIHLDHAPKEGATVDLDTIVLVARSLGGGRVNVVGLRLPEDEEARKPETRMQMYRRKLADLWASVAGI comes from the coding sequence ATGGCGTCTCTTGATTCGGTCAGCATAGCCATCCTCCTGGGGGCGGCACTGGTCATGGCCGGTATCCTGTCGAGCCTGCTCGCGCTGCGCTTCGGCGCCCCCCTGCTGCTGGTCTTCCTCCTGATCGGCATGCTGGCCGGCGATTCCGGGCCCGGTCACCTGCAGTTCGACGACGTGCGGACCACCTATCTGGTGGGGTCGGTGGCGCTGGCGCTGATCCTGTTCGATGGCGGGCTGCGCACCCGCTTCCAGAGCATCCGCGCGGTCCTGGCGCCTTCGATGGTGCTGGCGACCGTCGGCGTGCTCTTGACCGCCCTGGTCACGGCGCCGTTCGCGAAGCTGGCGCTCGACCTGAACTGGTCCGAGGCGCTTCTGGTCGGCGCGGTGGTGGCCTCGACCGATGCCGCCGCGGTCTTTCTTCTGGTGCATACCCAGGGCCTGCGGCTGCGGCCGCGCGTCGGCGCGACGCTGGAGGCGGAATCCGGCACCAACGACCCGTTCGCGATCTTCCTCACCTTGATGCTGGTCGAGTTCATCTCGATCGGCAACAGCACGCCCGGCCATGTGGTGATGGAGTTCCTGCAGGAAGCCGTGCTGGGCGCGATCATCGGCGTGATCGGCGGCCGCATGGTGGTGCTCGCGCTGAACAAGGTGGCGCTGCCGCAGGGCCTGCACGCACCGTTCGTGGCGACGGCGGCGCTCGTGATCTTCGGCGCGGCGCAGATCGTGCACGCGTCGGGCTTTCTCGCCGTCTATCTCGCCGGCATCATCATCGGCAACCGGCCGACCCGCGCGCACAACTCGGTGGTGACCTTCCTCGACGCCGCGACCTGGCTGGCGCAGATCGTGATGTTCGTGCTGCTCGGCCTGTTGGTGTCGCCGCAGCGGCTCGGCTCGAGCGTCGGACCGGCGGTCCTCGTCGCGCTGGTCCTGATGCTGCTGGCGCGGCCGCTCGCGGTGTTCGTCTGCCTCGCGCCGTTCCGCTTTTCCTGGCGGGAAAAGCTGTTCATCGCCTGGACCGGCCTGCGCGGCGCGGTGGCGATCTTCCTTGCCTCGATCCCGATGCTGGTCGGGCTGTCCAAGGCCTATCTCTATTTCGACGTCGCCTTCGTCGTCGTGATCATCTCGCTGCTGCTGCAGGGCTGGACGCTGGGGCCGGCGGCGCGGCGGCTGCATGTGGCGCTGCCGCGCACCGACCGCGGTCCGCGCCGCGTCGAGCTGGATCTGCCGGGCCAGCTCGAGCAGCAGCTGGTCGGCTATCCGGTGCGGCCGAAGAGCCTGTATTTCCGCCGCGGGCTGATCCCGTCCTGGTCGAAGCCGACGCTGGTGATCCGCAACGAGAACATTCTCTCGCCCGCGGAGGCCGATCCGATCGCGCCCGGCGACTATCTCTATCTGCTGGCGCCGCCGGAAAAGGCCGAGTCGCTGGACCGCTTCTTCGTCGACATGCCGCCGAGCACCGCGCCCGACCCGCATCTGCTCGGCGACTTCGTGGTGTCCGGCGAGCATACGCTGAGCGAGCTCGCCGAGATCTATGGCGTGAAGCTCGATCCGGAACAGGCCAAGCTGACGCTGTCGGATTACTTCGACATCCATCTCGATCACGCGCCGAAGGAGGGTGCCACCGTCGACCTCGACACCATCGTGCTGGTGGCGCGCAGCCTTGGCGGTGGCCGGGTCAATGTCGTCGGCCTGCGCCTGCCGGAGGACGAGGAGGCGCGCAAGCCCGAGACGCGCATGCAGATGTACAGGCGCAAGCTCGCCGATCTCTGGGCGTCGGTGGCCGGCATCTGA
- a CDS encoding mechanosensitive ion channel domain-containing protein, whose amino-acid sequence MDIDLKDVLEFLQMAARSVGAEVTSPWFYLQVGMVLAGAGLAFAISAAIRARIDLTTLGMGWPTALRRFMRVLVDSAPTAVFALLMALTRIIMVMSTWPSRSYLLSVAANLALAWLAIGLVTSGIRNAFMVRVISLSAWLVAALSILGQLDPTIEALDSVSVVLGGLRLTPLLLIKLGLLLMVALWLTNIVSNFLENRITRSSDLTPSVQVLLIKMIRVGLMIFAVTVAMSAVGINLSALAIFSGAAGVGIGFGLQKIVANFISGIILLADKSVKPGDLVTIGDSQGRISAMKTRYISVAAGDGREFLIPNEDLVTQKVTNWTYTDKNTLVKIAFGTNYDADPRLVCKLAAGVAAAAPRAIKGKPPNCILTEFAEAGMKFSLTFWIADPDGMDNVKSDVMLALWDAFKHEGIRVPYPVRELRVRGALPVETVVEASS is encoded by the coding sequence ATGGACATCGACCTCAAGGACGTCCTCGAATTCCTGCAGATGGCCGCGCGCTCGGTCGGCGCCGAGGTAACCTCGCCATGGTTCTACCTGCAGGTCGGCATGGTGCTGGCCGGCGCCGGCCTCGCTTTTGCGATCAGCGCCGCCATCCGTGCCCGGATCGACCTCACGACCCTGGGGATGGGCTGGCCCACTGCGCTGCGGCGCTTCATGCGGGTGCTGGTCGACAGCGCCCCGACCGCGGTATTCGCGCTGCTGATGGCGCTGACGCGCATCATCATGGTGATGTCGACTTGGCCGAGCCGCAGCTATCTGCTGTCGGTCGCCGCGAACCTGGCGCTGGCCTGGCTCGCCATCGGGCTCGTGACCTCGGGCATCCGCAACGCCTTCATGGTCCGTGTCATCTCGCTGTCGGCCTGGCTGGTGGCGGCGCTCTCGATCCTCGGCCAGCTCGACCCGACCATCGAAGCACTCGATTCGGTTTCGGTGGTGCTTGGCGGCTTGCGGCTGACGCCGCTGCTCCTGATCAAGCTCGGCCTGCTGCTGATGGTGGCGCTGTGGCTGACCAACATCGTCTCCAATTTCCTGGAGAACCGGATCACGCGGTCCAGCGACCTGACGCCCTCGGTGCAGGTGCTGCTGATCAAGATGATCCGCGTCGGCCTGATGATCTTCGCGGTCACGGTGGCCATGAGCGCGGTCGGCATCAACCTGTCGGCGCTGGCGATCTTCTCCGGCGCGGCCGGCGTCGGCATCGGTTTCGGCCTGCAGAAGATCGTCGCCAATTTCATCAGCGGCATCATCCTGCTCGCCGACAAGTCGGTGAAGCCGGGCGACCTCGTCACCATCGGCGACAGCCAGGGGCGGATCAGCGCGATGAAGACGCGCTACATCTCGGTCGCCGCCGGCGACGGCCGCGAGTTCCTGATCCCCAACGAGGACCTGGTGACCCAGAAGGTCACCAACTGGACCTATACCGACAAGAACACGCTGGTGAAGATCGCCTTCGGCACCAACTACGACGCTGATCCCCGGCTGGTGTGCAAGCTGGCGGCAGGGGTTGCCGCCGCCGCGCCGCGCGCGATCAAGGGCAAGCCGCCGAACTGCATCCTCACCGAGTTCGCCGAGGCCGGCATGAAATTCTCGCTCACGTTCTGGATCGCCGACCCCGACGGTATGGACAACGTGAAGAGCGACGTGATGCTGGCGCTGTGGGACGCGTTCAAGCACGAGGGCATCCGCGTGCCCTATCCGGTGCGCGAGCTCAGGGTGCGGGGCGCGCTGCCGGTTGAGACCGTGGTGGAGGCTTCGAGCTGA
- the map gene encoding type I methionyl aminopeptidase, with protein MSYVEASDISLRKTGQIKLHGESAFAGMRNAGRLVAKCLDELTDIVKAGVPTARIDEFVREFAFSHGAYPATLMYRGYRYSTCTSLNHVVCHGMPGDRALKEGDIVNIDVTFIVDGWYGDSSRMYAIHPIARKAERLIEVTYEAMMRGIAAVKPGATTGDIGHAIQSFVEPQGMSVVRDFCGHGLGRLFHDEPNIIHVGRPGEGVPLKPGMFFTIEPMINLGKPHVKILSDGWTAVTRDRSLSAQFEHSVGVTANGVEIFTLSERHGEKPLAAR; from the coding sequence ATGAGCTACGTGGAAGCCAGCGACATCTCACTGCGCAAGACCGGACAGATCAAGCTGCACGGCGAAAGCGCCTTTGCCGGCATGCGCAACGCCGGCCGCCTGGTGGCGAAATGCCTGGACGAACTGACCGACATCGTGAAGGCCGGTGTTCCGACCGCCAGAATCGATGAATTCGTCCGCGAATTCGCCTTCAGTCATGGCGCCTATCCGGCAACGCTGATGTATCGCGGCTACCGCTATTCGACCTGCACCTCGCTCAACCACGTGGTCTGCCACGGCATGCCCGGCGATCGCGCGCTGAAGGAAGGCGACATCGTCAATATCGACGTCACCTTCATCGTCGACGGCTGGTATGGCGATTCCAGCCGGATGTACGCGATCCATCCGATCGCGCGGAAGGCCGAGCGGCTGATCGAGGTGACCTACGAGGCGATGATGCGGGGAATCGCCGCGGTGAAGCCCGGCGCCACCACCGGCGACATCGGCCACGCGATCCAGAGCTTCGTCGAGCCGCAGGGCATGAGCGTGGTGCGCGATTTCTGCGGCCACGGCCTGGGCCGCCTGTTCCACGACGAGCCCAACATCATCCATGTCGGCCGGCCCGGCGAGGGCGTGCCGCTGAAGCCCGGCATGTTCTTCACCATCGAGCCGATGATCAATCTCGGCAAGCCGCATGTGAAGATCCTCTCGGACGGCTGGACCGCCGTCACCCGCGACCGCTCGCTGTCGGCGCAGTTCGAGCATTCGGTCGGCGTCACCGCTAATGGCGTCGAAATCTTCACGCTGTCGGAGCGTCACGGCGAGAAGCCGCTGGCCGCGCGCTGA
- a CDS encoding DUF1801 domain-containing protein has translation MARKASRKPAKAESKVAAKRGAAKPSLLAGGNPQIAKAEGNAPVQAYIAAMPGWKSEVGQRLDALIERTVPSVRKAVKWNSPLYGVEDRGWFLGVHCFAKYVKVAFFRGTSLRPVPPGKSRSKDTRYVDIHEDDGLDEAQFVAWVKQASQLPGERM, from the coding sequence ATGGCCCGCAAAGCGTCCAGGAAGCCGGCAAAGGCCGAAAGCAAGGTCGCTGCCAAGCGCGGCGCGGCGAAGCCGTCTCTCCTCGCTGGCGGTAACCCGCAGATCGCAAAGGCCGAGGGCAACGCCCCTGTGCAGGCCTACATCGCGGCGATGCCGGGCTGGAAAAGCGAGGTCGGACAGCGCCTCGACGCGCTCATCGAGCGCACCGTCCCCAGCGTGCGCAAGGCGGTCAAATGGAATTCGCCGTTATACGGCGTGGAGGACCGAGGCTGGTTTCTCGGCGTCCACTGCTTCGCGAAATACGTCAAGGTCGCGTTCTTCCGCGGCACGTCACTGCGTCCCGTCCCTCCGGGTAAATCCAGGAGCAAGGACACGCGCTATGTCGACATCCACGAAGACGACGGTCTCGACGAAGCGCAATTCGTCGCCTGGGTGAAGCAAGCCAGCCAATTGCCCGGCGAGCGGATGTGA
- a CDS encoding DNA-3-methyladenine glycosylase I, giving the protein MTPFKAIRARAEKRKGGAKALEKLLPPKPRAAALAKLTDDRALAEMTKRVFCAGFAWSVIEAKWDGFEEAFAGFAPAALAFKPDEFWEKLTADTRIVRNGAKIMSVRDNTRFVQEIAKEHGSFGRFLASWPSSDEVGLLDLLAKRGSRLGGNTGQMLLRFLGWDGFVTSKDVVACLREAGLDIGEEVKSKKDLAKVQAQFNAWAKETGLPYVQLSRICALSAGNNYSADELMRRMGGDE; this is encoded by the coding sequence ATGACGCCGTTCAAGGCCATTCGCGCCCGTGCCGAGAAGCGCAAGGGCGGCGCCAAGGCGCTGGAAAAACTGTTGCCGCCGAAGCCGCGCGCGGCCGCACTTGCGAAACTCACCGATGACCGCGCGCTCGCCGAGATGACGAAGCGGGTGTTCTGCGCGGGCTTTGCCTGGAGCGTGATCGAGGCGAAATGGGACGGGTTCGAGGAGGCCTTTGCAGGTTTTGCGCCGGCCGCGCTCGCCTTCAAGCCCGACGAATTCTGGGAGAAGCTGACCGCCGACACGCGCATCGTGCGCAACGGCGCCAAGATCATGTCGGTGCGCGACAATACCCGCTTCGTGCAGGAGATTGCCAAGGAGCATGGCAGCTTCGGCCGCTTCCTCGCGAGCTGGCCGTCGTCCGATGAGGTCGGGTTGTTGGACCTCTTGGCCAAGCGCGGCAGCCGGCTCGGCGGCAATACCGGCCAGATGCTGCTGCGCTTCCTCGGCTGGGACGGTTTTGTCACCTCGAAGGACGTCGTCGCCTGCCTGCGCGAGGCCGGGCTCGACATCGGCGAAGAGGTCAAGTCAAAGAAGGATCTCGCCAAGGTGCAGGCGCAGTTCAACGCCTGGGCCAAGGAGACGGGATTGCCTTACGTCCAGCTGTCGCGGATCTGCGCCCTGTCGGCCGGCAACAACTACAGCGCCGACGAGCTGATGCGCCGCATGGGCGGAGACGAGTAA